A section of the Neorhizobium galegae bv. orientalis str. HAMBI 540 genome encodes:
- a CDS encoding chemotaxis protein CheW, whose translation MSNAIKQSGAYLEIVSFHLGDQEFCIDIMAIREIRGWAPVTPMPHTPSYVLGLINLRGAVIPVIDMACRLGMKMTEPSERSAIIVTDIAGKLVGLLVEQVSDMMTIRGEDLQPAPEIIPEAQRAFCRGIVALEKTMVCFLNLDTVIADELAREAA comes from the coding sequence ATGAGCAATGCCATCAAACAGTCCGGCGCCTACCTCGAAATCGTCTCCTTCCATCTCGGAGACCAGGAATTCTGCATCGACATCATGGCGATCCGCGAAATCCGTGGCTGGGCACCGGTGACCCCGATGCCGCACACCCCGTCCTACGTGCTCGGCCTCATCAACCTGCGCGGCGCGGTGATCCCGGTCATCGACATGGCCTGCCGCCTCGGCATGAAGATGACCGAACCGTCGGAACGTTCCGCGATCATCGTCACCGACATCGCCGGCAAGCTGGTCGGCCTGCTGGTCGAACAGGTCTCCGACATGATGACCATCCGTGGTGAAGACCTGCAGCCGGCTCCGGAAATCATTCCGGAAGCCCAGCGCGCCTTCTGCCGCGGCATCGTCGCGCTTGAAAAGACGATGGTCTGCTTCCTGAACCTGGACACCGTCATCGCCGACGAGCTGGCGCGCGAAGCCGCGTAA
- a CDS encoding methyl-accepting chemotaxis protein, which translates to MTAKPLRKTLSVNHRLWTLAGSAFVGIGAMLLVGWYEGRQLDEALQRATDIQEHVDTVDGMRIANLELVLAAMDTIVDRDDKRVEPSRLKAMADSSDKLKSSVGNLKKLAAEISNPGLVSNFETDLAALSTAIQVDLRKMVETGAPEEAYDKIDDAIDGAGERVGAMLDTAAVAGEKLVRSRVQEANTLSSTSLYVQLGCGLIALVAMAFLQSIHGGAIRRGIDGVRASMQRIIGGDYNTPVPGIDLGDEIGEMARATDVFRLAAVERQTLEVNLEDERRQNETRRQTSESEQKAEAEALHFAVDSLASALNRLSEGDLAAALDRPFRGDLERLRADFNRVVERLRHVMTEVATSSSSIGANANQMRSAADDLAKRTEKQAASLEETSAALEEITATVRNATSRAEEATQMVSDAKDYTEKSSDVVRDATAAMRRIEDATAEIGKIINVVDEIAFQTNLLALNAGVEAARAGEAGKGFAVVAQEVRELAGRAAGAAKDIKALVTRSNHEVKTGVDLVKATGEALTRIGDDVLKINDHVHAIFTSAREQSTGLTEINIAIGQMDQATQQNAAMVEQSTAASHSLASDAENLNQLISHFQIRGGNGPRAVEAASASTPPKPSPALNLMNKLAGAFSNSPTSAKPKAVGSSDKWEEF; encoded by the coding sequence ATGACGGCAAAACCCCTTCGCAAGACGCTGTCGGTCAATCACCGGCTCTGGACGCTGGCAGGCTCCGCCTTTGTCGGCATCGGCGCGATGCTGCTTGTCGGCTGGTACGAAGGCAGACAGCTCGACGAAGCGCTGCAGCGCGCGACCGATATCCAGGAGCACGTGGATACGGTCGACGGCATGCGCATTGCCAACCTAGAACTCGTTCTCGCAGCGATGGACACGATCGTCGACCGCGACGACAAACGTGTCGAGCCGAGCCGGCTGAAGGCGATGGCGGACTCTTCCGACAAGCTGAAAAGCTCTGTCGGTAATCTGAAGAAACTCGCGGCTGAAATCAGCAATCCAGGCCTCGTCTCAAATTTCGAGACGGACCTCGCAGCTCTCTCGACGGCGATCCAGGTCGATCTCAGAAAAATGGTCGAAACCGGCGCGCCCGAAGAGGCCTATGACAAGATCGACGACGCCATCGACGGTGCCGGCGAACGGGTTGGCGCAATGCTCGATACGGCTGCCGTCGCGGGCGAGAAACTGGTGCGCAGCCGCGTCCAGGAGGCGAATACGCTTTCCTCGACCTCGCTCTATGTGCAGCTCGGCTGCGGGTTGATCGCATTGGTCGCCATGGCGTTCCTGCAGAGCATTCACGGCGGCGCGATCCGGCGCGGCATCGACGGCGTTCGCGCCAGCATGCAGCGGATCATCGGCGGCGACTACAACACCCCCGTGCCCGGCATAGATCTCGGCGACGAGATTGGCGAAATGGCGCGCGCCACCGACGTCTTCAGACTTGCAGCCGTCGAACGCCAGACCCTGGAGGTCAATCTTGAAGACGAACGCCGCCAGAACGAAACCCGGCGGCAGACGAGCGAGTCCGAACAGAAGGCCGAAGCCGAAGCGCTCCACTTCGCAGTCGATTCGCTTGCAAGCGCCCTCAACCGCCTCTCCGAAGGCGATCTTGCGGCCGCCCTCGATCGGCCCTTCCGTGGTGATCTCGAGCGCCTGCGCGCCGATTTCAACCGGGTCGTCGAGCGTCTGCGCCACGTCATGACCGAGGTCGCCACCAGCTCGAGTTCCATCGGCGCAAACGCGAACCAGATGCGCTCCGCTGCCGACGACCTCGCGAAGCGGACCGAGAAGCAGGCGGCCTCGCTCGAGGAAACATCGGCAGCCCTCGAAGAAATCACGGCGACCGTACGCAACGCCACCAGCCGCGCCGAGGAAGCGACGCAAATGGTGAGCGATGCCAAGGACTATACCGAAAAGTCCTCCGACGTGGTTCGCGATGCCACGGCCGCCATGAGGCGGATCGAGGACGCGACCGCCGAGATCGGCAAGATCATCAACGTCGTCGACGAGATCGCCTTCCAGACCAACCTGCTGGCGCTCAATGCCGGCGTCGAGGCGGCCCGCGCGGGCGAAGCCGGCAAGGGCTTTGCCGTCGTCGCACAGGAAGTGCGCGAACTCGCCGGACGCGCTGCCGGCGCGGCCAAGGATATTAAGGCGCTGGTCACCCGTTCGAACCACGAGGTCAAGACCGGCGTCGATCTGGTGAAGGCGACCGGCGAAGCGCTGACGCGGATCGGCGACGACGTGCTGAAAATCAACGATCACGTTCACGCGATCTTCACCTCTGCGCGCGAACAATCGACCGGACTGACGGAAATCAATATCGCGATCGGCCAGATGGACCAAGCAACGCAACAGAATGCCGCAATGGTGGAGCAGAGCACCGCTGCCAGCCATTCGCTGGCAAGCGATGCCGAAAACCTCAACCAGCTGATCAGCCATTTCCAGATCCGCGGAGGCAATGGCCCGCGCGCCGTCGAGGCTGCGAGCGCTTCCACGCCACCCAAACCATCGCCCGCACTCAACTTGATGAACAAGCTCGCGGGAGCCTTCAGCAACAGCCCCACCTCCGCCAAGCCGAAGGCCGTGGGATCCTCAGACAAATGGGAAGAGTTCTGA
- a CDS encoding SCO family protein: protein MKSFRTILWVAVVALAGVLVWLTMEVTGSKQQLAEGPFGVPFELVAQNGQPITEKAFQDKPTALFFGFTHCPEVCPTTLFELNGWLHKVDPDGTKLNGYFVSIDPERDSPELLGQYVSNVTDRVKGISGPPAKVEEMAKGFKVYFKKVPVDEKAPNGDYTMDHTASVFLLDNGGRFAGTIAYGENPDVAVKKLEKLIKG, encoded by the coding sequence ATGAAAAGCTTTCGCACCATCCTCTGGGTTGCCGTCGTGGCGCTTGCCGGCGTACTTGTCTGGCTGACGATGGAAGTGACGGGGTCGAAACAGCAGCTGGCAGAAGGTCCGTTCGGCGTGCCGTTCGAGCTCGTTGCCCAGAACGGCCAGCCGATCACCGAAAAGGCCTTCCAGGACAAGCCGACGGCGCTGTTCTTCGGCTTCACCCATTGCCCGGAAGTGTGCCCCACGACGCTGTTCGAGCTGAACGGCTGGCTGCACAAGGTCGATCCGGACGGCACCAAGCTCAACGGCTATTTCGTCAGCATCGATCCGGAGCGCGACAGCCCGGAACTGCTCGGTCAATATGTGTCCAATGTCACCGACCGGGTGAAGGGGATTTCCGGTCCGCCGGCCAAGGTCGAGGAGATGGCCAAGGGTTTCAAGGTCTATTTCAAGAAAGTCCCGGTCGATGAGAAGGCTCCGAACGGCGACTACACGATGGACCACACCGCCTCGGTTTTCCTGCTCGACAATGGCGGACGCTTCGCCGGCACCATCGCCTATGGGGAAAATCCCGACGTCGCGGTCAAGAAGCTCGAAAAACTCATCAAGGGCTGA